ctatcttttttttgttttttttttttttttggggggggggggggggggggtgaaacACATCAAAAATCCTTCAGGTGATGCGAAAAGGATCGGGGAAGGAAAAGGGAAGATCTCACCTTGACCATATCGATCGGCTGGATGACGCAGGTGGCGAGCATCCCAGAAACCCCGCCATTGGCGAAGGGCTTGACGGTTCCCCAAACTCCGGTCGGGCTCTTGGGCTTCGCCTCCGCCATTTCACCGGAAATGGCCGAGAGAAAAAAcgaaggggagagggaggcgcAAAGGAAAAAACGAGAGGAAGCGACCAAAAACCTAAGTTCTGGCTTTTTTATATAACAGCGCCGACTCCTCGGTTCGACCGCCTGCGGGCATGATTCGGGAGGCCCACCGTCCCCTTCCGGCATGTGCGTAACTGCACTTGATTTCAAGTCACGCGATtactgatctttttttttttttttggtaaaagttACTGATCTTTTCAGGCACCACCAAATCAACAGACCGTTTTTATTTCAGTACCAACTACCTACCCATAGCCTCATGACCTACCCACTATTCTTTCCTTAagtaacatatttttttaaaaaaatgaaaaattattttatactaattaaTCAGCTCGATTTTTAAATCCTTCATATTTTAAGACAGAAATGAAAGCTACAAGATTTTCACTAGTTGAGATGGTACTTCATGACTCACATCTATaagtttcataaaaaaaaaaagtacaaatTTGTAGGAGTTGAAAGGGCATTAGATGATGAATTATGAAGTGGTAAATTTTTAGAATGTATGGTTTGATCGTTAGCAAAAAGATGGTATGAGAGAACTTTTGATGACTTTGGCATAAAATGCTCACACCTTTCTAATTGGCAACAAATGATTGTAGGCTCAATTTTTGAGTGGTGCATTTTTTGAAATCTAGGCTTGGATAATTATAATAGAGATAGATCACCTCTCATTCTTTCTCTATTAAAAAAATCGAAAATAAATTATGTGGGTCTATATGAGGGCCTAATACTAAATCTTGATAGGCATAAATTGAATGTAAGTAGTTGTTTTAGAGTTACGATGactcaaaaaattaaaatttatcaatGTTACATAAAAGATACAAATGTGATTTTACCTAATCAATGCTAAAGCTATCTATTAATTGTTCTTTCGTATCTAGAGGCACGACAGTTTCAAATTTCTCAAATGTGATCTTCTTTGATCGTAGAATTATATAAGAATTAACTATTCGCAAACTTAAGTTTATAGAATAATCATAATTTTTAGCCAAAGCCATAGTAGGAAAATCATTAACTTCCATGATGGAGGCATGATGAAGCAAACCCCAACTAATGCTTCAACAACGTCGCCTTAGCGCTAGAGTTCGAGATGAAATGTATCTTTATCACtttctttttgatatttttaataGAGTAACAAGAGGCACTAAATTGGAAAGTCGATAAAGGTAGCTCTACATGGCTAGAAGAACCATATAAACATGATGTCACGCCTAACTGCCTGGCCAAGCCAATGATAGCAATCTTTTCGGAATGCGGCTTCTTGGTTGGTTGGAAGCGACATTAAGCGAGGATGTGGGTCATGGAACATAGGCAATTAACGAGATTTCTTTTGGCAGAAGCGAATCGTAGAACTCGACGCCGACTTGGAAAACCAGCCCTTTTATTAAGAAAAAAGCAAAGAGAGAACCCAGGTTCCCGGAAGATATGAGAAAAGAGATGCAACAAAAGGAAATGAGTGAAGGTGCCAACTTACCAAGCTCTCATCGAGTAACCCATTGTCTTCGGATCTCTTCTATCAAACAAAGAAAACACTGTATTGCCTAGGGTCTTTCATaatgttttgttttttaattttttttgctgTACCTGTATGATACTTttatttttagcaaaaaaaaaaaaacaccgttTTTCTTTACTCGAATGTTCTCAGCTTTCAACAAATAAAAACCTATATGCCACGACGGATCAGACTCTGGATTGTGTTAATATTTAAGGTTGCTTCAGAAAAATAATCAATTTCTCAAATGTATAGACGAACTTTTGCTAGAGGCCATAAAGCTCAGTCTCAGGCACTTCTCATTGGGGAGTGTGTACAAATTTTCTTGCCAGATAAAGGTAGAACAGCTTGAGCGATTAAGATACTGGAAGCTAAAATCCACTTTATATCATTTATACCTGATCTATATTAATGGTCAGGGATTGCATAATTATGTTAATCAGAAGAACAGAATGATCAAGCCATGGAGCaaggccaaagaaaaagaatagtgAAGGACACAAATTAAATGCAAAATTTTATAACAATGTTGAGGGGATCCGGTTAGGGGCTTGGCACATGCACCCTGGAGTCCTTGGCTGTCGATAAATACTTCTACCTCTACGCCTGACAGTTACCCTTTGATTTTCTTCAATCATCTTCCTCACTCTCTCTTCAAACTCATTCCATTGTATAGTTCTATTCTCCGACAAAATTTTGGCAAATCGCTTCTTGTTGGGCCTCAATGTTGGAGCATTTCCCCTGCCATGGTAAGTACGGAACCCTGTCACCAAAGATGAAAGCTGGCTTCCGGAGTCGGTCATTGCAAACACATCAGAAGTTGCACAGGCTATGAAATCCAGCGCTGCTAACTGCATTATCACAAGCTTTCAATTTTAGAATCTGATAAAATAACTAATAGAGCTAAATTTCTATCCACTCTAAATGCAaacagggaaaaaaagaaagaaaaacttataAAGGATAATATGTGATGAAGAAGCATACAAAATaaaagagcaatctaattatgCAGATGGAGAGCATGTCCATGACTGCGAGTCTGCACCCACAAACAATGCACCCAGAGCCCAAACATGTCATGGCTTAAATGCCATTAGGGCTTAGCATACCATTTTAAAATGGGTTTAGCATTCTGCATGTTGCCATAGAAACTGAAGATCGGCACTAACAAAGTTATAAGGTTCTTAATTTTCGATGGACTAAAAAGCATAATCATTCCCacgcttcattcaattgctccTATGTAATGCTCGTGCATGTGGATGTGTGCCTTTTTCTTAACTCTGCAGTAATTGGAAATCCAGTTTCATGTGATGGAACATCTGTTGAAATGCAAGGTCCTACTGAAAGGATCCCCATCAAAACATGGTGTATTACAGTACAAGTTGATGTCATTATGCCACCCATGATACAGTTTTTATTTTCACTTGCATATACTGCAAAATATGGAAGGGAAAGAGACCTCCAATGCTCAAAGTCAATCATAGTGAAAGTTCTTAAATTTGTTATATATAAGTGTGATGAATTTTGAAAAAGTTTGAAACCAAATAAGCAGCAAATAACATGCTTCTCAAAACCCATACCGAGTACTGATACCGAattggtacggtatggtacgctCTATACCATCCGGTTCAGGCTGGTATAGCATACCGTGCTTGCAACTTTAAAATGCGGGTAATTAGTAATGCTAATGATGTTTATTTTAAAGTTTAAACTTACCTGAGAAGAAAAATTCCTGAAAGGAGCAAGTTCACTAGGAGAGAGAAGATCTTCTTTCGTAATCAGATTTGGATAGAGCCTGGTGAACGGAAGCATTCTGGATTGACCTCCATAAATTTGAGATCCAGCAAGATATATGTAAGTTTCACGTTTAAAAGCAAGGGCAGAAAGCAAGAGTGCTGCTTCTTCTGGCATCAGTGGACATCTTCCCAAATTCCTTAATTCTTCTGGAGAAATGGAGCTGAAATGTATTAATGAAAAACAGCGAGACGTTAGCCAAAAGAAGCAATGGTATTTGAGTGCctggaagattttttttttaaaaaaaaatataatgctGGCTTACTTGTTTCTGATTCGCATGATGAGTGTAGGAAAGTGAATCTCCCTATATGCTTGCAATTCTCTTCTCTCTGTTTCACCACCACCAAAATCGCATAAAGAGTATGCCACCATATCCATTTCGAACCTCATATGTAAAGCAAGATATCTGGCTGGTTCTCCAGAAATATTATGCCCTTTCGTAGGGGCATCAGGCATATAGCTTCCAAGTAAATATTTGTCCAACTCGGTCAACCCTGACTCATACTTGCGAATTCTTCTGACCAATAAAGAACCAATTTCTTGAATTCTGGGCACAAACTTTAATGCATGAAAATTGCATTTGCATCTTAGTTTCTGCAAAAGAAGTTAAAGATCAAAATGATGTGTATgttagtagaaatttgagggtCTTTTGGAACAGGCAATAATGCAGTTCTCGTCCTTACTAAAACATCAACaaaaagaagatatgcaatGTGTCCTCAAGAAAAGTTGCACATCATCCAGATCAACTGAATGTAGTTTATCTGGGGTCTTAATAGTTCGGTTGCAATACTATTACTTTTTAATGTATGCAGTGGTGAGGATGTGTTCATGTAGTGAGTGGTGAATGCAAAGCTATAAGTAGGTGAACAAATGCAAAATATGTGTATGTATCCTGTCACAAGTAATGGGTCATAAGAGGGTCATGAACACTTCAAGAGTTTATTAATGAAATACAAATGGTAGCTGTCTAACAAGCTATAAAGGTTCAATAAGAGCAGCCCCAAAGGACAAAATAATAGTCACTAAAGAGCGATAAAGCGCAGTCAAATGTCATAACACAGTGACATTAAAGGTACCATCTAACCAAAAGTCTACGAATTCATGAAACTTGATTTGTGGTAGTTCAAGAGTCATGAGTTCATTATAAACAGGGGTTGTTGAAGTTGTGCAAAAAGAGAATCAGTTGAGTTACATGAACAGTCTCTCTAACCCCCATTTTTTTCTGTCTTCTCTcatcttccttcttttgtttctcttctctcttcaaaGTTTTAATTCTGTTTCAACGCTTCTCTagccttttttccccttttattTCTCCTCTCATCTACAATACACTTGTCTGTTTTTTAAAAGGGGACGTAAGTCTATCTTCTCTCCTATTCTTACCTCCTTTCTTATCATTTCATATTGAGACTTTAAAATGCCCCTTTCTTCTCCATCTGGCAGTGCAATCCTGTCTTTTTTTTGGGTGCATGTGCAGTCCTGTCTTTTCTTGCCTTTTTTTCCATATTAATGACTTTTTTACAATGGAGAATATCAAAGATAGTATATGTCCAAATGCAAAGGATTGCAAACTATCTTCTCATTTAGACTGGTACGATAGCAAATTGTCAAACAGTGATGGAAAAACAAATTAAGCTCAATAAATCCCTCCTAAGCATTAATTTAACATTATAATCAAGATTAGCCTCTATGTTGATAATGTGGTCTGTCAGATAAGCAGAACATATGGTTAAAAGTCAAGCTAGAGCAAATCTCAAACTAAAAGCAAAGCACTTAGGATTCCTAATCAACATCTCATTGCTTTTGGTGATAATTTGATCATCGCTTAATGAAATGAAAAGCCTAGAAGGTCAACATGATCATAACTAAGCTGTGTTCCAATTTTTTCAATACAACATAAGTGAACAAAAGTGaacaaaactgaaattctagACAGAATCTTACTGATATCTTTGTCCATGACAATGAAAAAACTTCACAATAAATAAACAAGGCACACAAAAGATGGTGATTCTAACATGAAAGAGTGAAACtaggatttttctttttaaggcagtcttttttttttgaaaaaaaaactagatAGTGTAAGTGAATATCATTCTTTCATGTTCCAAGGTGTTTATGTACGGCAGATAGCATTTTTGCATGTACATCCTCACTTAAAAGTAAATATGACTCTCTTTTGTTAATTTTCTCCAACTCTACAAATTCCTTGTCAAGGAAAGGAAAGTAGAATTGGTCTTCATGATTTCACTACACTAATCTCTGAGTACAAGTAACTTTTGAGGTCGGTGTATGAGATTCAGATCTACACTTCCATGCTACAGATATTCAGGTCAGAATCTCGGAATACTATAGGTAAGAAAGCATGAAATGAACAATAGAACACAGTTATTTTTTTCTCAACTATGATATGTGGCAATGCAAATACATAAACACAAACATAGACATATTGTTTGAATATTATGTTTATAAGTTAGGTAGTTCTCATAAATGTGCAACATTTGGTACCTCCTTGATATTCACAACTGCTATCTATAGCGCAGGGCAaacagaaaaggaaaaaactGTTAAATACTTAAATCaatttataaatcaaaatatccCTTTGAATTAATATGAACCTGCAGATTGGAAGGTAACGGGTCAAAGGCAAGGCGATTTCCAAATCCAAGGAAATGAACAACATCATTTTTTAGTAGGAGAGGAAGTACAACTTTGACAAAATACATGGGTTTAGCCTCTTTCATAATATCCATGTCGGTGATCTGGGAAAAGTAAATAGGAAAATGATTATTTATAagatgattccaaatcatatacCTAAATGAATTCTATCAAAGAGAACAAGAACCATACTTGGCTACCAATTGCTTCAATATCAAGGAACTGCAGATGAGAAGGCAACTCTTTTACAATATTTACATCATCCTTCAAATAATTTATGAAATACTCTTCTTGATATATATCACCAAACTGGCTGCAAAACATAAGTACATTAATTACTAGGTATTTGACAAAAGATCAAAACTGTATTAGATGTGGCAACCAACGTACATGATGTTTAGACTGCAGAAATGGCATTGGAATAAATTCATGCATTTTTATCTTTCATATACagtaatttgaacattttttttccttatcgAAACATAAATCCAAAAAGTCCCCCTTCCACATGATACAGGCACATGAATgatataattattttgatatattttgaaggttaaaaatttagaagaatctTCAGTTCACTAGTAACACCACTCCGCATGAGAAAACTATCTTCAACTGAACAAGGAAAACGGTGAGTTCGCTATCTTGGTCTTGTATTATAGAGATATTCAAATACCCTAAATTGGTCATGATAATAACT
This is a stretch of genomic DNA from Phoenix dactylifera cultivar Barhee BC4 chromosome 9, palm_55x_up_171113_PBpolish2nd_filt_p, whole genome shotgun sequence. It encodes these proteins:
- the LOC103713755 gene encoding O-fucosyltransferase 8 — encoded protein: MLLIFDMGKEGSARNLYHPSHVDGSANAKASWTKKNYQGRYVSPANGLLVHGMKNDPASFGTSKAMPCMKRQMVICKHLRMVAFVVGLMCSFFLLDSLMLTVIHHISFHNGPGPRKSKVPQEVRSRFDDMEKTEKIMYGRLISLASTALAKNGFQHGSFAQWEEPEQAAKWRPCADKQNLVHQEHAKKKTGYILVSANGGLNQQRVAVCNAVAVAALLNATLVLPKFLYSSVWKDTSQFGDIYQEEYFINYLKDDVNIVKELPSHLQFLDIEAIGSQITDMDIMKEAKPMYFVKVVLPLLLKNDVVHFLGFGNRLAFDPLPSNLQKLRCKCNFHALKFVPRIQEIGSLLVRRIRKYESGLTELDKYLLGSYMPDAPTKGHNISGEPARYLALHMRFEMDMVAYSLCDFGGGETERRELQAYREIHFPTLIMRIRNNSISPEELRNLGRCPLMPEEAALLLSALAFKRETYIYLAGSQIYGGQSRMLPFTRLYPNLITKEDLLSPSELAPFRNFSSQLAALDFIACATSDVFAMTDSGSQLSSLVTGFRTYHGRGNAPTLRPNKKRFAKILSENRTIQWNEFEERVRKMIEENQRVTVRRRGRSIYRQPRTPGCMCQAPNRIPSTLL